In a genomic window of Narcine bancroftii isolate sNarBan1 chromosome 7, sNarBan1.hap1, whole genome shotgun sequence:
- the mlnr gene encoding motilin receptor, with amino-acid sequence MANVSNSTFGCDLESCPLFPVSTLIPVTVLCITLFVVGVTGNALTVLIILRYKDMKTTTNLYLSSMAVSDLLILFCLPFDLYRLWRYKPWVFGDFLCRFYQYINEGCTYATILHITALSIERYLAICLPLKAKVLITKRRVRSVIALLWTLAMVSAGPFFFLLGVEQGMCKHTEYAVSSGILDIMVWVSTVYFFFPMFCLAFLYGFIGRKLWKNEEDIKGSNAANRKKYHRQTVKLLAVVVLAFVACWLPFHIGRNLFSNLLRSEGLDLFVFSQYFNVVCMLLFYFSASLNPVLYNLISKKYRTAARRLLFSRSSRNWSMSRNKDTKDDSLGGSETNTSL; translated from the exons ATGGCGAATGTTTCCAACAGTACTTTCGGCTGCGACCTCGAATCCTGCCCTCTCTTCcctgtctccacactgatcccggTGACGGTGCTCTGCATCACGTTGTTCGTCGTCGGGGTCACCGGCAATGCCTTGACTGTCCTGATCATCCTGAGGTACAAGGACATGAAAACCACAACGAACCTCTACCTGTCCAGCATGGCGGTGTCGGACCTGCTCATCTTGTTCTGCCTGCCTTTCGATCTGTACCGCCTCTGGAGGTACAAACCCTGGGTTTTCGGGGATTTCTTGTGCAGGTTTTATCAATACATCAACGAAGGGTGCACCTATGCCACCATCCTGCATATCACAGCTCTGAGCATCGAGAGATACCTCGCCATTTGCCTTCCTCTTAAAGCCAAGGTATTGATCACCAAGCGGAGAGTGAGGTCGGTCATCGCCCTGCTGTGGACCCTCGCCATGGTGTCCGCTGGACCTTTCTTCTTTTTGCTCGGCGTTGAGCAAGGCATGTGCAAGCACACCGAGTACGCCGTCAGCTCAGGGATCCTCGATATCATGGTTTGGGTCTCCACCGTCTATTTCTTCTTCCCCATGTTCTGCCTCGCTTTTCTCTATGGGTTCATTGGGAGGAAACTGTGGAAAAACGAGGAGGATATCAAGGGCTCGAATGCTGCAAACAGGAAAAAGTATCACAGACAGACAGTCAAGCTCTTGG CTGTCGTTGTCTTGGCCTTTGTCGCTTGCTGGCTACCTTTCCACATCGGTCGAAATCTTTTCTCCAACCTCTTAAGGAGCGAGGGTCTCGACCTTTTCGTTTTTAGTCAGTATTTCAACGTGGTCTGTATGCTGCTGTTCTACTTCAGCGCCTCTCTCAACCCCGTCCTCTATAACCTCATCTCCAAAAAATACAGGACAGCGGCACGGAGACTTCTCTTTTCTCGCTCGTCCCGCAACTGGTCAATGTCCAGAAACAAGGACACCAAGGATGACTCTTTGGGCGGCTCTGAGACAAACACTAGTCTATAA